The nucleotide sequence ATTGTAGGGTACACTTTCTGATGGTAGAGTAGTGGCTGTGAAGCAACTTTCAGTATCATCTCACCAAGGGAAGAGTCAATTTGGATCTGAAATTGCTACCATATCTGCTGTGCAACATCGGAATCTAGTGAAATTGTATGGATGCTGCATTGAAGGCAAACACCGCATTTTGGTTTATGAGTATCTTGAAAACAAGAGCCTTGATCAGGCACTTTTTGGTACAAACCTATCTACTTTTAGGTTGCACAGAAATAGCATTGTCTGCAGTTTCAAGCACTCTAAAATTGTTAAGAAATGTTTTTGATTGGATGTGTTCACTAATATTTCAGGAACAAGTAACTTGCACCTTGACTGGCCTACTCGATTCAATATATTGTTGGGAACAGCAAGAGGATTTGCTTACCTTCATGAGGAGTCAAGGCCAAGGATTGTACATCGAGATGTCAAAGCGAGTAATATTTTGCTTGATGCAGAACTCTCCCCAAAAATATCAGATTTTGGACTGGCAAAGCTTTATGATGACGAGAAAACCCACATCAGCACCCGGGTTGCAGGGACAATGTAAGCCATCCTTTATTGTTTTTCCAGAGGATACATACATTATAGCCACACACATTTTTACTTGCATGAAATTTTCACACATGTTAATAATGCCTCTAATGATCTCAAGTAACATTGTGCAACTATTTGATTATCTTGCATTGCAGAGGCTATTTGGCACCGGAGTATGCAATGTTTGGACATTTGACAGAGAAGGCCGATGTGTTTGGTTTTGGAGTCGTTGTTTTAGAAATCCTCAGCGGGAGACCAAACTCTTATAATAACTTAGATCCAGAAAGGATTTCTCTTATTGAATGGGTAGGAATTGCATTCGCCTAGCTTCATTTAGGCATTGTTGTGAAAAACTTATTTATACTTTCCTTTGACTGTGGCATAATGTTTTTCAGGTGTGGACTTTACATGAAAACGACCAAACTCTAGGGCTGGTGGATCCGAGATTGACAGAGTTTGATGAAACTGAAGCAACTAGATTGATAAGAGTAGCTCTTATGTGCACGCAGGGATCACCGATGGCACGGCCATCTATGTCACGCGTGGTTGCAATGCTCTCTGGAGACATTGACATAGGCACTATCATGTCGAAGCCAAGCTATTTGACAGATTATGATTTTAAAGATGTAACAACATCGTTAACAAGTAGATTTTTGGTGGAGGATGATACCCCATCAACTTCATCCAAGGGTAGTAATGTTCGCCTCAACTATCAGTCGAGAGGCAGCAATGCAAGTGGTGCTAACACTCCCTGGATTGACCATGCACCTTCTGTAAACGTCACTCAATCACTGCTCGCTGAAATTAGAGGAGAAGGAAGGTGATAAATATCAGGAACTGATTTTCGCATGCTCTTTCTTTTGGTAGTGGGCAGGGGACTGGCATGCCAAATTTGAATATACCTTGACAGATGGATGTATACCCTACTTATTCATACACAATGTTTATAGATATGTTCATGAACCACCACCACTGGATGGAGATCCCACCACTAAAATTTAAGAATGTGTTCAGGGAATTCAGATAATTTAATAAGGCCTTTTTGGGTCTATAAATTGAGCCTTGATGTTGATGGTCCAGTTGCAGAATAAAGAAGAAAATGCCTTTTTGGGTCTATAAATTGAGCTTTGATTTTGATTGGATGTGTTCACTAATGTTTCAGAGACAAGTACCTCGCACCTTGGTTGGCCTACTTGATTCAATATATTGTTGGGAACAGCAAGAGGACATGCTTACCTCCATGAGGAGTCAAGGCCAAGGATTGTACATCGAGATGTCAAAGCCATTAATATTTTACTCGATGTAgaactcccccccccccccaaatatcaaattttggaTTGGCAAAGCTTTATGATGACGAGAAAACCCACATCAGAACCTGAGTTGCAGGGACAATGTCACATTTATACTTGCATGAACTTTTAATACACATCATGTTAATAATGCCACTAATGATCTCAAGAAACATTGTACAACCATTTGATTATCTTGCATTGCAGAGGCTATTTGGCACCCGAGTATGCAATGCGTGGACATTTGACATATAAGGCTGATGTGTTTGGTTTTGGAGTCGTTGCTTTGTAGATCCCTAGCGGGAGACCAAACTCTGACAATAACTTAGATCCATAAAAGATTTATCTTCTTGGATGGGTAGGAATTGCATTCCCCTAGCTTTATTTTGGCATTGTTGTGAAAAACTTATTCACCCTTTCCTTGGACCATGGCATAATGTTTTTCAGACATGGACTCTACATGAAAACGACCAAATTCTGGGGCTTGTGGATTCGAGATTGACAGAGTTTGACGAAACTGAAGCGACTAGACTGATAAGAACAGCTCTCCTGTGCACGCAGGCATCACCAATGACGAGGCCATCTATGTCACGCGTGGTGGCAATGCTCTCTAGAGATATTGACATAGGCATTGTCATGTCGAAGTCGAGCTATTTGACACATTATGATTTTAAGGATGTAACGACATTGTCAACATGTAGCTTTTTGATGAAGGATGATACCCCATCAACTGCATCCAAGCATGGTAATGACCGCCTCAACTATCAGCCCGAAGGAAACAATGCAAGTGGTGTTAACACCCCAGTGGTTGACCTTGCGCCTTCTCCAGTAAACGTCGCTCAATCACTGCTCGTTGGCATTATTAAAGAAGGAAGGTGATAAATAATGGGAAATGATTAACGCACGCCTTTTATCCTTTTGTGCATCCATGTACTTGTCCTTGGGTCTTTTCTGCCTCTAAGGTTTTGGCTATGATGATGTATATCTAAAATAAGATACGATTTAATAGATATTTGGTTCAAACTTGCATGTCAATTTTGTGTTAGTATGTTGCGGTGTATATCTCCtcttttaatcaaaaggaaaaaaatggatgTTTCTTTTTCTATAGTTGATGCTATTCACTCCCATTTtaatttctcacacatttttttggtaatttttgtcttttggtcttttttaattcattcgatctgacgTCCGAAAATTAAGAAGAGTGGGTGGAGGTAAAATAGGTGTGAATAGCACCACCCTTTTCTATCTAATAGCCAAGTatgtaaaataaaacataagCAATCTTAGTAGATGCCTATAAACAAAAGCCACAACGTGGCTCTAGATTAGTTATTGTCAATTGTTGATTGATTACGGTGTCACCCTAATGTGACTCTTTGGTAGGGTTTTTGCAATCACATTCTTAGAAAAATTAACTGAAAAATGCTACAGAAATACAATCACATTCTTAAATGTAGCAATTCAAACAACACACGTTTCACATGAGTAGCGCTCACAAAACCACACATTTACACAATTATCtccaaatgaaagaaaaagcaaGATATAGGTGAATTGATCCATAAAATAAGTAGTTCAATTTACATTGCTACTATCTTGTAACTTATTAGAGCTTCTTTGCAGATCAATCATAATGATTTCTTCATTGCTTTCACCAAATATTTCTATAGTTCTACTCTAGTAGTCCAATAGACACAACAAA is from Malus sylvestris chromosome 5, drMalSylv7.2, whole genome shotgun sequence and encodes:
- the LOC126620823 gene encoding probable LRR receptor-like serine/threonine-protein kinase At1g56130, which codes for MGRNCIPLALFWHCCEKLIHPFLGPWHNVFQTWTLHENDQILGLVDSRLTEFDETEATRLIRTALLCTQASPMTRPSMSRVVAMLSRDIDIGIVMSKSSYLTHYDFKDVTTLSTCSFLMKDDTPSTASKHGNDRLNYQPEGNNASGVNTPVVDLAPSPVNVAQSLLVGIIKEGR